One stretch of Candidatus Methylacidiphilales bacterium DNA includes these proteins:
- a CDS encoding DUF1311 domain-containing protein has translation MNIPKLCISSVESASNKTPFSSPLSGGCLLLSLFAFIRVHPRLKCFFSCLGVFVVVFAFTFSTPAPVHAQSQPEMNAEAAARFEKYDKELNRVYQGILKGLDAEGQKKLKAAEEAWIKYRDAEAAFQADSERGGSLSNYIYLDTQATLTKARIDALKKGGG, from the coding sequence ATGAACATTCCAAAACTCTGCATTTCATCTGTGGAAAGTGCGTCCAACAAAACCCCCTTTTCTTCCCCCTTGTCAGGGGGATGTCTGCTGCTTTCCTTATTTGCGTTCATCCGCGTTCATCCGCGGTTAAAATGCTTCTTTTCGTGCCTTGGCGTCTTCGTGGTTGTTTTCGCCTTCACATTTTCAACACCCGCCCCGGTCCACGCCCAAAGCCAGCCTGAAATGAACGCCGAAGCCGCTGCGCGGTTCGAAAAATACGACAAGGAACTGAACCGCGTTTATCAGGGCATCCTCAAAGGCCTCGACGCCGAGGGGCAAAAGAAATTGAAAGCAGCCGAGGAAGCCTGGATCAAATACCGCGACGCCGAGGCGGCCTTCCAGGCCGACAGCGAACGCGGAGGCTCGCTGTCGAACTACATCTATCTCGACACCCAAGCCACCCTGACCAAGGCGCGAATTGACGCTTTGAAAAAAGGCGGCGGATAG
- a CDS encoding LysR family transcriptional regulator codes for MNIELRHLRSFLALADHLNFHRAAAELHLTQPALSRQIAGMEAELGCPLFTRTKRRVQLTQAGTYLYRHVSPAIDGVESVLLETRDAADGKRGSLALGYTEAAMASFLPSMLRDLRDQLPQVSLHLRQEHSEQLAREVARGRLDGAFISLPSQDEALKCVLVTREEMGIALPDNHPLAGNKEIALARLAREKFILFPYAANPKLYSEILSSCARAGFEPGVVEEASSWILAVNMVAAGVGISFLSRRLSRYCGVGTVFRPLKKPRPYIHFYLVEPAQGASPVLKELKRILGKIFKSG; via the coding sequence ATGAATATCGAACTTCGACACCTGCGTTCTTTCCTTGCGCTGGCCGACCATCTCAACTTCCACCGGGCCGCTGCTGAGTTGCATCTGACCCAGCCTGCGCTTTCCCGGCAGATCGCCGGGATGGAGGCGGAACTGGGTTGTCCGCTGTTCACGCGCACCAAGCGGCGTGTGCAACTGACCCAGGCCGGAACATATCTTTACCGGCATGTTTCGCCCGCAATCGACGGCGTGGAATCTGTACTGCTGGAGACTCGCGATGCCGCCGACGGAAAGCGGGGATCGCTTGCGCTGGGTTACACCGAAGCCGCGATGGCCAGTTTTTTGCCGTCGATGCTCCGCGATCTGCGGGACCAGCTTCCGCAGGTGAGCTTGCATTTGAGGCAGGAGCATTCCGAACAACTGGCCCGCGAAGTGGCCCGCGGCCGGCTGGACGGCGCTTTTATTTCGCTTCCATCACAGGATGAGGCGTTGAAATGCGTGTTGGTCACGCGGGAAGAGATGGGGATTGCCTTGCCCGACAACCATCCGCTGGCGGGAAATAAGGAGATTGCGCTCGCGCGGCTTGCACGGGAAAAATTCATCCTGTTTCCCTACGCGGCGAATCCGAAGTTGTACTCCGAGATTTTATCCTCCTGCGCGCGGGCGGGATTTGAGCCGGGTGTGGTCGAAGAAGCGTCGTCGTGGATTCTGGCGGTCAACATGGTGGCGGCGGGCGTGGGGATTTCGTTTCTGAGCCGGCGGCTGTCGCGCTACTGCGGTGTGGGGACGGTGTTTCGCCCGCTCAAGAAGCCGAGACCGTACATTCATTTTTATCTGGTTGAACCGGCGCAGGGGGCTTCACCGGTGTTGAAGGAATTGAAGCGTATCCTGGGGAAGATTTTCAAATCCGGATAA